The genomic region gtattaattatccTCATGGTTTTATAAACCTTTAAGATCATTGTTCAtcattgaaaaacaaatgaagattTTCTTTTGGTGAAATCTCGGGCTTCCTCATCCTACATAGACAGCAAGTTTCCCAACtttttcaaagtccagaaaaaatggcaagaaaatatcctcaaCACAGCCTTGGGTTGTTTAATCAGAATATTATTAAGCTATGAGGAAAgtttgtgcacacataaaacaaaaattacaattttattcaGCGCACATTATACTGACACTGGAGAAGAAATGGCTGAATtaagttattttagttttatgtgaGCATTACAAGTATTCTCATGATATTTAGATTGAAACACTGAAGACgcatggactgttttgacaatgctttttggtacctttctgaATGAGTCGGGATCATTGCTGTTTATAGAGGATCAGGCAGCTTTTGGATCTCATCTAAAAAGGGgagtaattattgacagaatgttcatttttcgGTGAATTATCCTTTCAATACACATattcattatatataattaataacaaaCACTTTGGTCTGTTCAAATACTTTCACGTCACTGGAAGTAAATGTTTTTGGAAGTCTCTAGTTCTCACCAATGTTGCATTTACTTAAGCAAAAATTcagtgtataatatataaataataaatatagtttaaccacgtttctggaggactGCATGtgttggatgtctcctttgtctgtcagacccattacaggtctttcagtctctgctaatgagctgatgatctgaattaggtgtgtttggttaaggagactaGGAAAAGTGCCAAACTGTTGGTACTCCAGGactgtggttgagaaacactgatctacaaGTATACACagataaactaaaatattatGATCACCTGCCTAATTTGCTGTTAGTCTTCCATTGCTTTCACCAACTATTTTAGATACTTGAGTCCCCATTTCAGGTGAATGATATAGTTATCCATGCTATACATTCTGATTGGTTTATAGCTACATAGCTACAGCAGACTTGTTACATTAGACCTACTTTTGGCTTACATCAGACTGGATATCTTTCATTGTCAATAAGCCTTGGGCAGTTGCTGCTTTGTGATTTGTtcctctgcacacacacaaaaaaactattgGGTATTTCTTACCACTTCTGTCCCGGGGCAACCAACACATGACCCTTGTCATAGTCAACCAGATATTTATTCCTACCAGTTtctctgctttaaaaaaaacactaaccaCAAGAACAGAAGAGAGAAAACCAACTGTTTGGGGAGATGGTCAACAACATTATTCGGTTTAACAAAAACTTGTATATATTTTGCTGTTGAAGCCGTAAACATCAATATAGTACACTGCCCTGAAAAAGATCTAGTGACTAGTTTCTGTTGTTTTGTCTGCAGCATACTGATATGCCAGAGGAGATGCGTGTGGAGACCATGGAGCTCTGCGTCACGGCCTGTGAGAAATTCGCCTCCAACAATGAGGTCAGTCAGTTTCTGTGTGCTTGTGTTATGAAGTGTGTGTTATGGGATAAATGTGCTCCCCGGGTCACACAGGTGGGGTTGGGCTCCGTGCTTCCGTCTAGTAGTGAGTCAGGACGCTTCTCACACTGGCAGTCTGGCCATCTGGACTGCTCTACTAGCCTACATGCTTTCATCTCGCTGGTCCGCTCTATTTTCAGAGTGCTGCCAAGATGATCAAGGAGTCCATGGATAAGAAGTTTGGCAGTTCGTGGCATGTGGTGATCGGTGAGGGCTTTGGGTTTGAGGTGACCCACGAAGTCAGGAACCTGCTCTACATGTTCTTCGGTGGAAGTCTCGCTGTGTGCGTTTGGAAATGCTCCTGATGTCACTTCCTGTCCACATGATCGCCAGTGTGAGATATTTCAACTCATGGACCCGTTTTATCTATGCAGTCCTATTTGACTTGacttatgtgtgtgagtgtgcatgtgtacaAGTGTGTGAAATTGTGAATGATGAGGAAAAATACAGATTCCGGTGCACTTCTCCAGATCATCTTTCTCTATCTTAAATTTTATTGTATAGGCTTCAGCTTTGAGCTGAACACTCGGATTTGACCAGGTTTAcctttttaagcattttaataaactttactgGAACTAAGTTTATTGCTGCAGGACTGCAGGTCCTAGTTAAGAACATTCATAGTTTCTGTCTGGTTTCTGAGCTTTTTACTTTCTTAAAGCATGTTCCTGGTCATGTTGTGCACAGTTCGTCATTGCACTTTATTCCAAAGAAAACCTTTGCCTAATATTTCATCAAAACAAATGCCTCACCTCTCACAAATTCCACAAATTTCCTTTTCTGTTGGCATTACTTGTGTCCTGTTGAATAGTATTTAACATTTAGTCTTTGTTTTTAGCAAAGTCATGTTTGCTTGactcattcatttgttaatttattttagtatatGACACTTTCTTCCAGTCAAATCTTAAAATTGATGATTTCTCTTAGCAATACACTACTGTTCAAATGTTTGCGGTCAGTAAAATTTACGTTCACCAagggtgcatttatttgatcaaaaatacagtgaaaaaatgCAACActgttatttgttcattttcttttcggcttagtgcctttattaatctggggttgctacagctgaatgaaccgccaacttatccagcatatgttttatgcagcggatgcccttccagcttcaacacatcactgggaaacattcatacacacttattcacacacatacactatggtcaatttagcttactcaattcacctctagcgcatggcacatgtctttggactgtgggggaaaccagagcacccggaggaaacctacgtgaacacagggagaacatgcaaactccacacagaaatgccacctgacccagctgaggctcaaaccttCTTGCTTTTAGGCGATCGTgctgcccactgcaccaccatgacacgcaacactgttaaacatttacatttaaaaataactgttCTCTAAtttggggtggcgcagtgggtagcacattcgcctcacagcaagaaagtcgctggttcgagccccggccaggtcagttggcatttatgctCCGGTTAAACCCCCCAAATGGTATACTAGATGTCCTGATGTCctgtatttccagcctgatctcacaagaagcatgagtattttactttttgtcagtTAAGTAGCTAATTCACTAGTTCAGTTGTTCgaaaatgtactattttaaaaaggaggcagtGCGCCCAACCGCCTCTAAACCTAACCGCCATTGCTTGATGAGCAGTACCAGAGATCATACCAATTCATacagattagccactaaatcaaaaaggtatgaattgctgtgagattgcgttggtattTCCCAGTACAGTCCTGTATTTTACATCTAATTTTAGTGTCCTGCAATTACAACCTAATTAAAGGTAACCAACTTCACGGTAGAACACAATCACGATCCATTCACATTCGTTATCGATTAGCATGTAGTAACAGAAGCTTAGACTGGGGAGAATGTTCTCTGATATTCCCTCTTGTCACCGCAATCTTAGTTACTTCAGACACCATCTGATCTATACTTCTTGCACCTTGCAATAATTGTCAAAATGTTCATCTCATGAACAGAGTCAGATATGGTTTGCTGTCAGTAAAGGCATGCAACATTGTCTTTTATGTGACTGTGCCTACTTTTTGActgataagtaaataaattcatctttatttcaatagcgcttttataatgtagattgtgtcaaagcagcttaacatagacgttttagtaaactgaaactgtgtcagtctagttttcCGAGttaaagtttagttcagttcagtgtggtttaattttcactgctgaaagtccaaacactaaagagcaaatccatcgatgcacagctccacaagtttcaaaccaagcaagccaaaaagtcccaaaccatgcaagccaaaaaataaataggcCTAAAATATTACTTCTATATGAATAATACACTTATTTTCAGTATTTGTAACATCTCTGCTCTTATAACATaatagggttgcacggtttaacGGTACCGTGGTagtatcgcaatactatggctccaaaatactgacggtgccactgtagtttgcaAACGGTAGTATCATCATTAgcggtctatctacaatagaaaatgttggatgtggaaaagtcactaaaacgCTCATACacttgtgcaacaatagaccattttattttaatagaagAGACAATTTAAATTAAGAGAAAATCTTAAAAAAGAACGGCTCACAAAGTACAACTTGGGAAGactggggaaaaaaacaatagatgaaaaacccaaaatagcaacaagaaacattaaaaaaaattttgaccacttcatatagcctaatttatttttgctaattctATAACCATTTTAATTTGGTATaaattgtatctttattttatggtattttttgttggtcagttatctacaacagtggttcccaacctttttttgttgcctgagacccccttttcccctgAAAAATGTTGTAAGGCAGTTACTGCAAGTTTGCAGTaggtatgacaaaaaaaaaggaacaCAAGTAAACACCTTGCTGTATTTTGGATGAGttgtctgcaaatgtcttattaatttggacgtCTTCATGCATTCCTTAGCAAGAGTTTTGGCGCAGAGAATGCACTGTGGCTGGATCAGGGACTTTTTGCTTTGAGAAAATGCAATAAAACCATAGTTCTattaactatcttggtatttcctgcattttgtgtttccAGTATTATTAGTGCTGTgacccgaaatgtttggagcttcctcacctgggccccagtatgcttgggtcattactattagtTGCTGAAGGCGAATCAGTGAGACTCCAGTGATTCAATTCAATCCACGTTTATTTCTATaccgcttttacaatgtagattgtgtcaaagcagcttcacatagaagattacagTGATTTAGTGAttacagtgtcagttcagttttcagagtttaagttcaggtCTGTGTCTTTTTTGTTGAAATTTGTaattacaaatttgtcaattttttttgtcAGCCAGGGCATAataaactaaggcaacatgattgttctcctaattgtccactgctaaaaaatatttttcaaaatatgacgtgaccaccccccccaccccccacagaGCTCACTTAGGCCGCCTTGTGGGCTGGGACCCCActgttgggaaccactgatctacaaaataaacaaaaagaatgaatacattttaggtaaAGTGATgtgtaaataattttataacttttttcaataaaaagggaattattaattaaattcaagacctattaaaacatgtaaaatatagtatttctgactattttcttataatttgagttatgaattacagtatcgcaatactcgGTATTGAGATACTTAAGCttgtatagtatcgtaagatgaattaatggtattGCGACAACCCTATAACTACATTTTCATGAAGTAGGCTAACTTTGACATCATGAATatggctatttattttttccctcaatttctgtttaacggagagaagattttttcaacacatttctaaacataatagttttaaaaacttatttccaataactgatttattttatctttgtcatgatgacagtaaataatatttgactagatatttttcaagatacttctatacagcttaaactggcatttaaagacttaactaggttaattagggtaactaggcaggttaggggaattaggcaagttattttataatgatggtttgttctgtagactgtagaaaataaatatgtagcttaaaggggctaataattttgaccttaaaatgttttttaaagttaaaaactgcttttattttagccaaaataaaacaaacaaataagactttctccagaagaaaaaaatattatcagacataccatgtaaatttccttgctcttgttaaacatcatttgggaaatatttaaaaaagaaaaaaaattcataggagggttaataattctgacttcagctgtattaggcatgggccgatataagattctgacagtatgataaccttggataaaaatatcacggtattatggtattatgattactgctctaaaatatattcttttaaaatgtccaggtaaaaaacaaaacctttttcccttttgaacacaatatattttattttgagaaacatttaaaatattttgaaagagtAAACATGGCTAaaggaatcattgacttctgctgtcttcatttgattcaaaaacagatttttattttacaatttaaaacagcatctttggatatcttttctgctgaagatactgctgtcctaaaaaacacaaacaaacaaacaaaaaaacctaaataaaaaattgtacacaTACCTTTTGAATGCTATTGCAAAAAAtgctgacagttttaaaaccttgacttttccaaaccgcggtataccttgaaaacggttatcgtcccgtgCCTAAACTGTATGTCATCTGCATTTTACGAGCATTGGTTCTGCTTCTATGCCACAAGGCAAATTCACAGTTAAATCTCAGAAATGTCTACACCCATCAGTGCTGTTTTGGAATTATATTCTCACACAAATTTCCCATTTGCCAATTTAGTAAATTTGTTTCTTGCCCGCAGGCTTATGTCACATGACCCTCTAGAAGTATACTCATAAAtttagtgagtaaatgatgaaaataataaacaTGTTGCTTAAATTTATTGTGGTATAAAACAACTGCAATTTTGGGgggcaaaaataaatgaacagaatttttttttttttttttaaataaagacctTTTGTATGCTGGATGTTTGCTGTCACTTTTGAGAAATGTAATGCCTCCTTGATGAATACAAATGTCTTTCAATAAAAGTTTCTCACCTCATACCCTATGGAGAACAGTAGTGTATTACATTAGAGAAGTGAAATTGATTGCTACTAGCAAGATACAGCAATTTAATGtagctttaatgtttttttcaatacatATGCACTGAAGTCCTGTGCAGCCACTGAAGTGTCAGTCTGCATTTCTGTCTTTTTGAGGCTCTGAACACTCTGCTGTATTTGTCTGGCAGGTTGTCGTAGGAGTGTGCTTTCTGTGTGAGACTGTGCAGGACAGAATGTGCGTCCATTTCATaaatcatctctctctcttttttttcctgttcaTGTCTCTTTCATTCTGTTTCCTGTCCAGCAGTGGCTCTCTCAGTGGGCTGCTCTGCCACCTGTTTCACATTTCTCTTTCTCTTGCTGTTATTTTCACTCTCTGTCCTTTCATTCTCACTCCAGGAATCGTGTGCCATGTCTTTTATGTGTATGTAACCAGCCTTTCTGGATCACAAATACTTGAATGTGATATGaatatgaagtttttttttgtttgttttttactttatttccGGCGATTTCTGTAGTTATGCAATAATAcaattgattctttttttttccattttacagCCCTGAATTTCATAAATGCTTCCATTCACTGTCTTAATTTGTAACTCTACAGCTGAATCTAGTTCAgttaatacactgcaaaaaatattcataaattatctgttttctgtttttttgtgaTTCTAGTATTATGTTCTCCCATTTATTTGCTTTTGAATGGCATTGGGGGccctgatctttcttccaacaactaaaaagtgacttttatgaacatttttaatagtttaaagtgatttattcactaaaaaaatattttttttgctcgttcaaactatgtatttaaaatgagctgaaacaacacaattcttgacatttCATTATAAcaaatttttatgttcaatccacataaatttgttaaaagtgttaagttaacttaatcaatttatgttgggacaacatgaatgaattgtgtggacccctgcatttttacagtgttgtctgGGTTGATGTATATCGCAgtacaaaaacattgtaataaactgccagaacattttctgttattttccaGACGTATTAAAATGTCTAGAAAATcatcaataaatgtcactttgttaaactcaGGTTCCCATGttttcatgaacagcagattcaatgactttttaaagcaccatcaATTTTAAAACAAGCACTTTTTAATTCATAACCCAGCATATGGAGCGCCATAAaagtacttaacatttcacttacacctaatatttatgttaaatatattttcaaaaacttTGACCATCTTAAAAAGGCATGTTTGTAGAACTTTAAACAAATTTGCTGAATTCAATGTTGGTAATATTCAAATGCGgtttctgaaatgtaaaaaaaaaaaagccatgaacaaatttcatttaaaattgaaTTGAAGCACTTTCAATGACCTATGTTTGTTTAAAGtgctttccaggccttgaattatTCGCATATCTGAAATTCAAGTATTTTCAAAtactttcaagaagtgtgggaaccctaTAAATTGTAGAGTTGAATGCCAAAAaagagattaaggtcccataatgcaattcaaacaaaaaaaaagtgaatcacAATATACAGAAATTACAGAtatatttacagtgcagttttagCGCTATTTTGATGGTACGGTGTTCATGGAGAATTTATGCAATTACGGAAATTGTGCTTGTTGGTGATTTAATTGCAAGTGTGTAATTTCTTAACCATTAGCACCACTAGCGGAAATAGCAAAAGTAATGACCATTCTGATTAAACTCTTTGACCAACTGTTCTGACTTTAGTGGCATAGCATGGGTTGTGCCAGTTGTTATTGTGTTCAGCTCAAATCAGCGGTTTAGTTTGATTCTTTAATAATAGACACGTCATTAATTCCAGTCTAAATCGACATCTCTACACACAAGGATGAACTCATCCTGTCCAAGGATGCACTCATCTTGTTGTTTTTGAATCTTTCACCAACTTGAATGGTTACTGTTTTACACTTTTGATACTGATGTTATATTCAATATGTTACAGGCGTAATCCGGAGGAAACAATTTCCATGACAATAATGCTTTTTTCAGCTTTGGCACGATTTTAACCGAATGTTCGTTCCTAAAGATCCTGCAGTGTGTCAATGCAGAAATCTTTTATGGTTTTTATGgtcttttattcaatttttaattgtttgtatgATAACAATGTGCAATAATTGCTCTGTTTAGATAAATAAACGTTTAAAAAGATACGAGTCTACTGTGATATAAGAAAATCCAACATTTGAGTTTGTATATCCCACAAAAGTGAGTTCTTTGCTTGCCAAAATGATTTACTGCCAAAGGCCTAATATTTCACCAGTGATGTTGCTGAATCTGCAGGTTGGGGAAATTTGGAAAAAGGGCCTTCAGGGTAAAAACTGACTCTGACTGTGCATAATTTTAGGGGTTCTCATGAATATCACCTGCTAGAAATTTAGGAACAGTTGtgaaatcatattttaaacattgcattgaagtattttttccttaaaacccTTAAAGGTCCTTAGAGGGCAGAAACGTGTGTACATCTCTGTGTATATGTACAATGTATTTATCTTTCACTGACAGAAatttattagaataaaataaatatgactgaaaCATGCACATGCATAACCACTGTGGTTAGTCATACTAAATAACTGCATTTTTTAATGGCCTGGATGTTCCTTGAAGTCaataacttatttatatatatttatttattttatagtttttttactgtaatactgTTTCAAATACTTACACTTACACACCATCATAGAaagtacagtgtttacattttttgctttatttagcaatattttagGCCTGTAATCATTTCTTTttcaaaagtgttttatatttaatatttatttatttatttgcattaactAAATATTTGCCCAGAAATTCtaaataaagtaagaaaaataacataaaatttggagtatgtattttaaaatgtaagacaAATTATACTTTCAATGTTGTCAATAACTATTAAATGATTGTGATGTATACTATTATCAGGACATGCTATACATAATTCCcctaagtaaataaattaaatatgcaaaattaCTCAGCAAACTGGTTTTCATGGTGCATTTGTCACTTAAGGTCCAAAAATTGTTTTTGTCCCTAATTGAAAATAGATTTGTGAATGGAAACAAGGGTCATATATTTACATTGAAAGTATTATTGGGAATATTAGCAATGCATAGTATAAGGATGCTCAAGGGTTAATATAAATGTTAATCTATTTGGTATATTTCTTCATGTCTCAATAATCACTGCTGATTATTTTCAATTCCCATCCAAAATCggtattaattaaaaaacaataataattccaGTGTGTTCTATTTCAAGTAGCCTCTGTGCTACCACTGTTATTGATTTTCTGTATTTTGCATCTTCTTGTTGTTTCttatttataaatgctttatcAATCTACATGCTCTCAGGCTCCTCCTTAGGTTTCTTAACATGTTTAGTCCAGTAGGGCAGTTTCTATCTGTTACCACAGTATCTCCCACTCCCTTTTTTTCTGCTTCCTCCTCCCCCTTTCTCTCAATTTCAGATGAACTGAGCCCAGATCTGTGTGTATATCTTTGGCTCGCACTCCTCATTAACAGCTTGGCGGTCTCTGGGGGACTGCAGGATCCGCCTGACATTTTGCTGACCAGGAACATACCACAGAGAGACGCAGCGGGAAGAGAAGTGAGAGCCAAAGATCAGATTAAAACCCAGATCATTAGATAGAAGGAATACACCATATCTTAGAattcattttggggtaaaatatgtgtaaaatagGCGACAGAGAAAAGAGTTGGAATTAATTTGTCATTTGTGGCAAAACCTTcctggaaaagaaaagaaaaatggagaTTGAACCAAAAGAGTGATTGATGAAAGAGAGAGTAGTAGCTGAGGAGGATCATCATATAGTGATTTGTAGATGGTGAATGTTCAGATGAAGCAGAAGAGGGATTACAGTGATTACATAagcatgcgtgtgtgtgctgAAAAAGGAATGATGGCAGTGAACATGATGGGAGAAAAACATCAGTGAGGGATGAATACAAATCAGTTTTCTTTTGGTTGCCCTCAGTTTTTTCAGCAGTctactgttttttttaactatcATACGCATAGTTCAGTTTTTGATGTCGGTTGGTCATGTTCACACTAGCAGTGTGTACAATTAATGACCACTTTATTATGTAGACTTTGCTAGTCCTGAATTGGACCCCCTTTTCTTTAAGAACTTTAAGAAAGATATTTAGATGAAAgctggaaaactgtaaccattgacttccatagtatttgtgcgTTTAAATTATGCTCAGTTATGCTACTTCtaagggcccaaagtgtgccaaatatacattcatttattcattcattttccttctgcttagttcctttattcatcaggggtcgtttCACTgcatcctgcatgttttacacagcggatgccctacccagtactgggaaacacccatacacactcattcacacacacactatggccaatttagttgcttcagttcacctatagcgcatgtctttggactgtgggggaaaccggagcacctggaagaaacccacgcgaacatggggagaacatgcaaactccaaccagaaatgccaactgacccagccgggacttgaaccagtgactttcttgctgtgagggcacagtgctaaccactgagccaccgtgttgcccctaaacatgcaaacatacacTCACAACTAGGGGCTGTTCACACAGAACTACTTTCTATTGATCTACTGTAAACAATCTCTTGATGGATTTGTGTGAGCATTAAGCTTGCATCTTTGGAAGCACCGCAAAAGTAAGTGCCACATTTTTATGTAGATGGGGTGTCAGGTTTCACTCGCAGCacagctcatcactgtcagtttcacagcagtggaccaatcagataAGTTTGGAGGCGAGGGAACTAttgcaagtttctgtttacaggcGCTCTTGGGCTGTATCCAGACACTCTCATGCTTTATGCTGTGCTTTTATCCAAACTATTGCATCTCAATCTATTTAAATTTGGAAAGAAGTAAAAAGCTAACTTAATTGCTTCaggttgttccaacacaaatcgactgtgtggaacccaacttTTATTTTACACTGAATAAGCAAAGACGCATTCTGTGTGAATGCACCACCTGAACCTGATAGGTAGGATG from Danio aesculapii chromosome 3, fDanAes4.1, whole genome shotgun sequence harbors:
- the dnal4a gene encoding dynein, axonemal, light chain 4a, producing the protein MAETGDGKKEDADYKRLQSFPLIRHTDMPEEMRVETMELCVTACEKFASNNESAAKMIKESMDKKFGSSWHVVIGEGFGFEVTHEVRNLLYMFFGGSLAVCVWKCS